From one Nocardioides yefusunii genomic stretch:
- a CDS encoding sulfotransferase domain-containing protein: MPSVVPTALTPTLPSLSQLKDRSPRWAKDLANVSTRAAALATVADRPGPDFLITGTKRGGTTSLFNYLLMHPGVLGLFPESRGKKSTDFFFADDQHSESWYRSHFHTRRHRERIERRLGYAPVGGEASPYYLWDPRIAGKVAAQYPGVKALVLLRDPVERAWSHYQERTQNGVEPLGFAEALAAEPARLEGEIDRMLADPTYHSTSHDWYSYRSRGIYLPQLQNWLTHFHRDQVLVLRSEDMYGDVQGVFDQVSEFLGLDRVTLPTTRTFNASHRKSSVPEPVRSELAEFYAPHNLALEDFLGFDLDWTSPDSAGDADGLG, translated from the coding sequence ATGCCGAGCGTCGTACCCACTGCCCTGACCCCCACGCTGCCGAGCCTGTCGCAGCTCAAGGACCGTTCGCCGCGGTGGGCCAAGGACCTCGCCAACGTCTCGACCCGAGCAGCGGCGCTGGCCACGGTCGCGGACCGTCCGGGGCCGGACTTCCTGATCACCGGGACCAAGCGTGGTGGCACGACCTCGTTGTTCAACTACCTCCTGATGCACCCGGGCGTGCTGGGGCTGTTCCCCGAGAGCCGCGGCAAGAAGAGCACCGACTTCTTCTTCGCCGACGACCAGCACTCCGAGAGCTGGTACCGCTCGCACTTCCACACCCGTCGCCACCGCGAGCGGATCGAACGTCGTCTGGGGTACGCACCGGTCGGGGGAGAGGCCTCCCCCTACTACCTGTGGGACCCGCGGATCGCCGGGAAGGTCGCAGCCCAGTACCCGGGAGTGAAGGCTCTGGTGCTGCTGCGGGACCCGGTCGAACGGGCCTGGTCGCACTACCAGGAACGGACCCAGAACGGTGTCGAGCCGTTGGGGTTCGCGGAGGCACTCGCCGCTGAACCCGCTCGTCTGGAGGGTGAGATCGACCGGATGCTCGCCGATCCGACCTACCACTCGACCTCGCACGACTGGTACTCCTACCGATCGCGCGGGATCTACCTGCCGCAGCTGCAGAACTGGCTCACCCACTTCCACCGCGACCAGGTGCTGGTGCTGCGCAGCGAGGACATGTACGGCGACGTGCAGGGTGTCTTCGACCAGGTCTCGGAGTTCCTGGGGCTGGACCGGGTCACGCTGCCCACGACCCGCACCTTCAACGCCTCGCACCGGAAGTCGTCGGTGCCCGAGCCGGTCCGCTCCGAGCTCGCGGAGTTCTACGCCCCGCACAACCTCGCCCTCGAGGACTTCCTCGGGTTCGACCTCGATTGGACGTCTCCGGACTCAGCCGGCGACGCCGACGGGCTCGGCTGA